The window TACGCCGAGGGTCGGGGGGTGGATGTCGAGGAAGTCCTCATGAAGGTCTATGGGATCGACCCTGACTATCTCGAGCTGCCACGCGGCGTTCTCGGGCGAACGGTTTTCTGCGCGAACGGCGTCGTCGACGTCCACTTGAGCCGCGGCCTCTCGGAGCGAGCGGAGAAAAGCCGGGTCGCCCGGCAGCGCCTCCGGAGCACGATGGGGCACGAGTGCGGGCACGTCGCTCTCCACCGCGACCTGCAGCTCGGCGCTCCCGGAGTGGCCCCGACGGAGGCTCCTGCGATCCTGTGTCGAGCCTCGGCCTTCAAGACGGAGAGCAGACGGGCGGGACAGTGGTGGGAGTACCAGGCCAACCGCGCCATGGCCAGCCTTCTCATGCCAAGGGACCTGACAAATGGGGCCCTATCCAGGATCCTCCGGGCGCGCGGGGACGAGAGCCTAGAGAAGGCGCTGGAAGTGGAGCGCGGCGCCGACGTCCTGAAGGAGCTCTCCCGCATCTTCGACGTCAGCTTCGAGATGGCGCTCTACCGTCTGGGTGACCTGGGTCTTCTCCCCCGGCCCGCTCCCGGCCCCTCCGCCTAACCACCCGTAGATTTTCCGCTTTGGCTTCGGACCCCGTCTGTCCGCTCCGTCTGCTAACACTAGCGGCATCGATGGCGCTCCCTTCAGAGGGAAGCGCCGAAACAGGAGGTTGAAGTATGTTGCGCGACCATACGCTCAAGGTCAGCCTCGACGCTTTCCAGGCGGCGCGATTGACCCTCCGGGCCGAGGAAGCGGGCACAACGGTCAGTGCCTACATCGCGGACCTCATCGCAGAGGACGCGGAAAAGGGACTGGCGGACGCCCTGGCTGCTGAACAGCTTGAGATACAGCTCTTTACGGCGATCCTGGTCCGGACGGTGTTGGCCGGGGCCAGGGGCGAGCCGGAGGTCCGGAGGCTCACAGAGCGGGCAAGGGAGAGGGCCATCGAGCAGGCGAGGACCGTCTTGGCCGATCTGCGGGCTTCGGGGCCCCGAGGCTGAGCCGTTGTTCCACGGCTCCCGTTGCCTCACCGTCGCCCAGGCAAGCGAGTACTACCTGCAGGAGTACTCGCGGGACGACCACGCGCGTGGCCCCCGCGCCGAGGTCGCGGGGGTTTGGCTCGGCCGAGGCGTGGAGAGCCTCGGACTCAAAGGGCCGGTCCAGAAGGCGGACTTCGTCGCCCTCCTCGAAGGCAAATCGGGGGCCGGTTCCCAGCTCGTTCAGAGCCAAGTTGGGACCGGGAAGCATCGAGCGGGCTGGGACTTCGTTTGCTCCACGGACAAGAGCGTCTCCATTGCCGTCCTCGTGGGCGGCGACGAGGCCGTCTTGGAGGCCTACCGAAAGGCCGTCCTGAAGGGCTTTTTGGAACTGGAGCGGTTCGCCCAGGTGGACCAAGTGCATCACGGGCTCCGGCGCAAGGACACCACCGGCTCGATGGTCGCGGCGAGGTTTGAGCACAAGACCAACCGGAAGGCGGACCCCCACCTGCACAGCCACATTTTTGTGATGAACATGACTCAAACGGGCGAGGGGTGCTGGCGGGCCCTCGTAGAGCGCGAGGTGTTCGGGGCCCTCCCTCTGGCGACCGCAGTTCATAGAGCAGAGCTAGCTCGGCTCCTGGGCAAGCTCGGGTACCGGGTTGTCGTGCGGCCGGACGGCAGAGTAGGGATCGACGGCCTCACCAAGGAACAGCTCGACCATTTCTCCCGGCGGAGGAAGGAAGTCGAGGCCTACCTTTTGAAGCATGGCCTGAGCGGCCCCAGAGCGGCGGAAAGGGCGGCCTTGAACACCCGCGAGGCCAAGGCACGGGACGTGGACCCCGCGGCTCTCCTCGCATCTTGGAGAGAGCGTGCGCGCAACCTCGGGATCGACCTCCGGGGGCTCCAGGAGA of the Vicinamibacteria bacterium genome contains:
- a CDS encoding ImmA/IrrE family metallo-endopeptidase; this translates as MRRSRDPRSPWGVRLWFEDAEFDQIMDGVRRRAGEVYAEGRGVDVEEVLMKVYGIDPDYLELPRGVLGRTVFCANGVVDVHLSRGLSERAEKSRVARQRLRSTMGHECGHVALHRDLQLGAPGVAPTEAPAILCRASAFKTESRRAGQWWEYQANRAMASLLMPRDLTNGALSRILRARGDESLEKALEVERGADVLKELSRIFDVSFEMALYRLGDLGLLPRPAPGPSA